The DNA sequence ATGCCTGCAGAATCGATGATATTTATACATTTATACAAAGTATAAAAAACGACAAAATCAATCAAAACATTTACATTTTAACAATGATATCGGCTGTAATGCTACCACTAAATCTGATAACTGGGTTTTTTGGTATGAATACACAAGGCCTGCCATTTAATGAAACTAAAAATGCTACTATAATAGTTGTATCAATAATGTTTGGAGTAATTCTTTGTTTTGTTATTTTTTTATTTTGGTATACAAATAAGAAGAAGTAGAAAATAAATAAATTTAGTATATGAGGTATCTGAAACTTTATATAGAAATTTTTTATATATTTTAAATTTTTATAGACTAGTGGTAAAAACAATAAAAATAAATAGATTTTTTTAATATTAAAAAACAAAAAAATATTTAAAAAAATTAAATTTAAAAAGAAGATTAAAAGTCCTGAATAGACTTCAGGACAGATAGTAAGATTATTTTCTAAGTTCGCGGATTTTAGCAGCTTTACCACGAAGGTCACGTAGATAGAATAATTTAGCTCTTCTAACACGACCTTTTCTAAGAACTTTTATCTCTTCGATTGAGTCACTAAAGATTGGAAAAATTCTCTCAACGCCAACACTATTAGCGCCAATTTTTCTAATGATAAATGTTTCGCCGGTACCGCTACCACGTCTAGCTATACAAATACCTTCAAAATTTTGAATTCTAGTTTTATCGCCTTCGTGAATACGAGTAGCAACGCGTAATGTATCTCCTGCACGGAAGTCAGGAATATTTTTACTAGCAATTTGAGCATTTTCAAATGCTTCAATGTATTTATTTCTCATGTTTTTCCTTATTTATGTGGCTTAAGCTTTTGATATAAATCAGGGCGAAAGAACCTTGTTTTGCAGTGAGCCATCTTATTTTTTAAAGTGTGGATTTTAGCATGGTTACCCTTTAAAAACTCTGAAACCACAAAGATTGATCTAAAATTATCAGGCTTTGTAAAAGATGGGGCTTCAAGCAAATTATCCTCAAAACTCTCAACTTCAAGGCTCATATCGTTTCCTAAAACTCCAGGTACATTTCTTGATATTGCATCGCTCATACAAAGCGCAGGAAGCTCTCCACCAGTTAAAACAAAATCACCTATACAAAAAACTTCATCTGCCCAAAGCTCAACAACTCGTTCATCAAGGCCTTCATATCTACTGCAAACAAAACAAATGTGATCTTTTTTAGAAAGCCTCTTTGCGTCATTTTGATTAAATTTTTTACCAGCTGGCGTTAAAAATATCACATGAACATTTTTATCTTTTTCTTTTAGAAATTTGATCGACTCATCCAAAGGCTGTGGAAACATCAAAAGCCCTGCTCCACCTCCGATCATATAATCATCAACTTTATTGTGTTTATCGTTAGTAAAATTTCTTGGATTTATGAAATCAATTTCTATAAATTTATTATTAATCGCACGTTTTAAAATAGAATCACAAAAATAAGGTTTAACTAAATTTTCAAAAAGCGTAATAAATGTAAATTTCATGAATTTTCTAAAATGTCTCTAGCACCTTTTACCAAAATCTCTTCACTATTCAAATTTACACTTATAATAAAATGCTCTAAATATGGAATGTAAAAATTCTTTGGTTTACCACCCAAGGTAAGCTCTTCGTCTGTTTTTATGCATAAAAGTGAATTTGCAAAATTATCTTGGATATCTTCTACAATACCCAAAATTTCACCATTTTCTATAACTTTTAAACCAATAATATCAAACTGAAAAAATTCATTTTTTTTTAATTTGCAGTTTTTTCTAGTGAGCTCTTTTGTGGTATATATAGTTCTATTTACAAGCGTTTTAGCAAGATCTAAGTCATCAAATTTTTCAAATAAAACCAGCTCTTTTTGTCTATTGTAGTCTTTTATGGTCAGCTGATCATTGTTTTTATCAAAAAAGGTTGCACCTTTTTTAAACTGTTCTGGGAAGTCGCTCTTATTGTGAAGCTTTAAGTAGCCCTTTAAACCAACACATCTTCCGATGGTAGCGACTTCAACAATATCACTATTCAATAGCTTTTACCGTTACTCTATAACTTGTATTATCTTTGGCTTTACAACCAATAATAACGGTCTTTATAGCGTTTATCATTTTGCCATCTTTACCGATAAGTTTTCCTGTATCAACCTTATCGGCACTTATAATTATCTCAGCAAAATTTTCACCAAGTTCCTGACGATCAACACTTACTTTATCAGGAAAATCAGCAATCAACTTGGCATATTCGTATAAAAAATTTTTAACCATTATTTTGTAATTTGTGCAACTCTATCGCTAAGTTTAGCACCGACGCTTTTCCAGTAGTCTAATCTCTCTTTGTTGAAATTTATAACATTTGGCTCAACCATAGGGTTGTAATAACCAATGCTCTCTATCCAACCGCTGTCGCGTCTTTTTCTGCTATCTGTAACAACTATACGATAAAAAGGTCTTTTTTTGCGTCCCATTCTTGTTAGTCTTACTACTGTTGCCATATTATATTTCTCCTCTTATTTTTAAATAAAGCTTAAATTTAGATAACAAATATCCAAATTTAAACCCTTTTATCAAACAGGTCTTTTTAAATTTGCTTGAGAAAGCATATTTGCGAGTCCTTTTGCTCCACCTTTTCCTGAAAATTTCTTAGCAAGTTTTGAGGCATTTTCAAACTGCTTTAAAAATCGATTTACCTCTATCTGAGAAAGTCCAGAACCAGCCGCTAAACGTCTTTTTCTACTATTATTCAAAAGTTCAGGATTTTCACGCTCTTTTTGCGTCATAGAGTTTATCATAGCCTTAATATGTAAAATTTCTTTTGAATTATCAAGATCTATATCTTTTATCTGATTTGCTATGTTTGAAAGCCCAGGTATCATCCCCATCAAAGACTTCATACTGCCAAGCTTTTTAACACTTTCCATTTGATCTAAAAAGTCATTAAAGTTAAACTGACCTTTTTTTATCTTTTGATTTAGACGTTTTGCCTCTTTTTCATCAATAATAGTCGATGTCTTCTCGACCAAAGTAGCTAGGTCGCCCTCACCCATTATACGGCTTACGATACGGTCTGGTATAAAGCTCTCGATATCGGCTACTTTCTCGCCAATACCGACAAATCTAAGTGGGATATTTAGCTGTTTAGCGATACTGATAGCTACGCCGCCCTTTGAGTCAGAGTCAAATTTAGAAAGGATAACTCCAGAAATTCCTAAAATTTCATTAAAACTTGTAGCTGTTTTTACAGCATCTTGTCCACTCATAGCGTCAGCTACATAGAAAATTTCATGTGGATTTATAGCATTTTTTA is a window from the Campylobacter concisus genome containing:
- the rpsP gene encoding 30S ribosomal protein S16; the encoded protein is MATVVRLTRMGRKKRPFYRIVVTDSRKRRDSGWIESIGYYNPMVEPNVINFNKERLDYWKSVGAKLSDRVAQITK
- the ffh gene encoding signal recognition particle protein; this encodes MFEQISESFRLAVSKIRFVDDEKALKNALDVLKKALLKADVHHKVTKDLLASIESELKQTGVGQKNFLDAIKSNLTTILTAPGNQGFVYAPVAPTIVLMAGLQGSGKTTTTIKLANYLKLRKKKVLVAACDLQRLAAVEQLRQLCVANEIDLFFIENENNPIKVAKEALGKAKSGLYDVLLVDTAGRLAIDEKLMQEIKDVKNAINPHEIFYVADAMSGQDAVKTATSFNEILGISGVILSKFDSDSKGGVAISIAKQLNIPLRFVGIGEKVADIESFIPDRIVSRIMGEGDLATLVEKTSTIIDEKEAKRLNQKIKKGQFNFNDFLDQMESVKKLGSMKSLMGMIPGLSNIANQIKDIDLDNSKEILHIKAMINSMTQKERENPELLNNSRKRRLAAGSGLSQIEVNRFLKQFENASKLAKKFSGKGGAKGLANMLSQANLKRPV
- a CDS encoding KH domain-containing protein, with product MVKNFLYEYAKLIADFPDKVSVDRQELGENFAEIIISADKVDTGKLIGKDGKMINAIKTVIIGCKAKDNTSYRVTVKAIE
- the trmD gene encoding tRNA (guanosine(37)-N1)-methyltransferase TrmD; this translates as MKFTFITLFENLVKPYFCDSILKRAINNKFIEIDFINPRNFTNDKHNKVDDYMIGGGAGLLMFPQPLDESIKFLKEKDKNVHVIFLTPAGKKFNQNDAKRLSKKDHICFVCSRYEGLDERVVELWADEVFCIGDFVLTGGELPALCMSDAISRNVPGVLGNDMSLEVESFEDNLLEAPSFTKPDNFRSIFVVSEFLKGNHAKIHTLKNKMAHCKTRFFRPDLYQKLKPHK
- the rimM gene encoding ribosome maturation factor RimM (Essential for efficient processing of 16S rRNA), giving the protein MNSDIVEVATIGRCVGLKGYLKLHNKSDFPEQFKKGATFFDKNNDQLTIKDYNRQKELVLFEKFDDLDLAKTLVNRTIYTTKELTRKNCKLKKNEFFQFDIIGLKVIENGEILGIVEDIQDNFANSLLCIKTDEELTLGGKPKNFYIPYLEHFIISVNLNSEEILVKGARDILENS
- the rplS gene encoding 50S ribosomal protein L19; translation: MRNKYIEAFENAQIASKNIPDFRAGDTLRVATRIHEGDKTRIQNFEGICIARRGSGTGETFIIRKIGANSVGVERIFPIFSDSIEEIKVLRKGRVRRAKLFYLRDLRGKAAKIRELRK